Genomic DNA from Trichoderma asperellum chromosome 5, complete sequence:
TCACATGTATCTTGAATCTCTGTTGGTCGATCATTGTTTGTGTGACAGACATTGCGGCGTCAGCTGCTTACTTTACTCCTAGCATGAATAGTAATAGACACTGTTTAAGCCTTACTCCGTAAACTGCAGTAAAtgagaaaaagcaaaggtcAGAAAGTAGAAATAAGAAGGAACACGACCTGGGCttagagaaagaagatggctgcACACCTGCGACGGCATATACCGAGGTGGAGTAGCTTTCGGCTGTTGTAGATTATAGAGGCGCGATCTATCAAGGAGAGAAAATTGGTTACAAAACGCCCAAGATCAATTTACAAATGGAAGCCAACATTGTGTAGATAGGTTGAGGCAGCCATTGCTAATTTCTGCACAAGACCATGGCCTCATCACCACTTGAGGTAGGTACTCTGTATGTCAATGTTTAGCAGCGTATACTAAATAGCATCGAGGTCGAATCGTGGTACCCGGTGCCATTCTGTTCAAGTGCGCATCTAAGAATCCTAGTTCCAAGATACATGGAGATGTGTTGCTGCAGGAGGCTGTGTACGAGATACGAACAGAGCCCATTGTGAAACTACCCTTGTAAGAGGCAAACATTTCGCTACGactaaattttttttggcaatTTCAAGAAGTTACCCAGACATTAAAATATATGTCAATACTCTGCATTACCTGGTTATATTTAAGGGCTTCGAGATATTCAACTTCTGATTGTTTCATATCAGCTGCCATTCTTATACATACCATGACTACTTAGGTATTAGTATATTAACTTGTGACTGTGGCATGCCATCTTCTCATATCGCGTGAAAACAGCTAGAGATCATTTGATACCCGTTGAATATCTTTTAGATGCTAGAACTCTCCTATATCCTGCCCTATATATCTGGTACCGTAGTCTTTACTTGTCTTTGCTGGTACTATTCATAGAGTAGGCCTGGTCCTGCAACAGAATGCGACGGAGCGGCGGCAAACCGAGCGACGCCATTGGTGGGCCGTGCTGTGGGAATTGCTCAGTATCCAATCAGACGTGTCTCATTGTTCCAGGAAAACCCCTTGCAGGGTCTGAAACGAAATCCAGCCACAAGCTTACAGACCTGGGGAGAACTGTGGTGCCACTGTACGAAGTACTTTATGCAAACAGGCTGTGTCGTCTTATAGGCGATAACTGACATGTATCAAATTGGTAAAAATTACAAAAGTATATACTGTGTATTCTGTCGCTTTGCCATCAACCCAAGCCAAGAGATGGGGGATGTTCCTTTGAttccttcagcagcagcctaaTCCGGCAGTTCCAACAAGTAGAAGCGCGTGTATCATTACATGCGCTCGGCATTTAGAGTTTCGGAACGCCACCTGCCATTTCATGTACCGACTACCTCCTACCCCTCTATCGATACTCCAGAATCATACGCAAACTCGCGGGCTCCATTCTTGACAGCACTCTACGCCCAAAAGAGTTGTTCTGTTGTTGGCTGCTGTCCAACGTCAAGCACATTTTGCCGAAATTAGTGTCGCCTGCTCCTTTGCTGTCGCGGGACTGACACCTGTAGAGGAGCTGCCACGAAAAGCCGGGCTTTGCCCGCTGCGTTGGACCTTTGCAGCTGCGCAGTTGCTCGTCTGGTCTGATCTGATCCGAGAGACGAGCTGAGTGAGGGCGCTTGGAACTCGGAAAGGGCGAAAGATGAGGATCGCGTGCCTTCAGTTTGCGCCGCATGTTGCAGATGTGGAAAACAACCTCAGCAAGGCGGACGAGATCCTGAATCAGGTTGACGCGGAAAGCTTGGAAATAGACCTTTTGGTGCTGCCCGAGCTGGCCTTTACTGGTACGCCCACGTTACGTTCTACAGTACTTTTCATCTGCTCTGTGGGTTTTCTAACTTACGATGCTTCTTATTTTTTAGGCTACAACTTCAAGTCTCTGGCCCATATATCTCCCTATCTCGAAGAATGCAGCACAGGGATTAGCTCTCTCTGGGCTCGAAATACGGCCCTCAAGCACGACTGTACTGTTGTCGTTGGCTACCCCGAAAAGGTAGATCCGGCGCTCAACTGGCCCACGGACCCCCAGTATTACAATTCTGCTATTACTGTTAATGGCGATGGTGAGACGGTGGCCAACTATCGCAAAGTACATCTTTATTACACCGATGAGACTTGGGCTCTAGAGGGTTCACATGGTTTCCTTGCACAGCGAATACCTGGCCTGGGCCAAACTGCCATGGGAATTTGCATGGATTTGAAGTGAGTTGTTTCATAGGACAGAGATGGCCATTTTCCCAGGTATTCTCATAACTAAACTGACTGACTACCCACCTTTTAAGCCCTTATAAGTTTGAAGCTCCATGGAACAAATTTGAATTCGGGCAACATGTCTTGAACAGTGGCGCTCGTCTCGTCGTAGTTCCTATGGCGTGGCTCACTAATGACGAGCAGCAAGAGTTCTTGAGCGCTCTTCAAGATCCCGACACTATGAGCTTACTGTACTGGGTATCACGTCTTGAGCCACTGATTCGCGCACAATCGAACCAGGAGGTCATTGTCGTCTTTGCCAACCGCTGTGGTACGGAAGGTGAAACGACATACGTTGGTACCAGTGCTGTGATAGGTATTCAGTCTGGTGAAATTTATGTCTATGGCATCATGGGCCGCGGAGAGACGGGCCTCCTCGTGGTTGATACGGATTCTGAGCCGTACGCGAGGTTGGCATATCAGCCACTTCAGCCAGTTGTCCGATCGGATAACGACGGCTCGCCCGAGTTGGAAGCAGGCTCACGCAACAATACAGCCCAGTTTAACGACTCTCAAAATGAAGCTTGGGAAAGTCCTGAAAGGCCCAAGGACCGTCTCACTAGTTCTGCCCATCAACGAGAAAATGACTTACACGCCTGTTACGGGAATGCGGCGAATAATGTCAACGAACGACAGCATCATCAATCTTCAAAATATGACGAGGAGCATGATTACCACAGCTCAAATAGACCCCAAGCCAACCATGTGCCGCGGGTACCAAGTCGCAAGCTGAACATCGAATCTTTACAGCTGGACATTCCAGCCGACCAATACATGCTCCGACGGTACCTTGAGTCGGAATCTCCGGTATCTCATATAGATACATTTAACCCCTCGATACAGTCCATCACGTCCCCAGAGCCATTTCGAGGATTGCGGAAAGACCGGGATGATTATGTGGCATTTTATCCTGACAATATGGAAGATGAGAAACGATTCAGCATGCGATCTGACGTGTCCGTCTGGAATAACCAACCAGGTCGACCTCGTCAAACCTCCGTCTCGTTGGTAGCCCCTTCTGGATTACCACATGTAGCAACTCATGAGCGTTCTAGGAATGTTGAGATTGCGACTAGTACCCGACTGCAAGGGGGGAATAAGTCGAGGAACAAGGCTCATAGCCAGCGGCGATCATCTGATTGGAATAGCCGGCGTGACAGCGAATATGGGCAGCCGATATCGCGACAATCGTCCCATTATCATCTTCGAGAACATTACAACCAAAGCCAGAATGATGAAATGGCAAGAAGCTACTCGAGTAGTGCTGTGTTGCCGCTCCACCTGTTACAGTCTCACACAGCATCACAGGCTACGCCAGACGAGGTTGGGAGAGGCAGGCGGCGTTCTTCTCACAAGCACCCAACGGACAGACGACGAGGATCACGAAGCACGCAAATGTCTAATAAAGAGCCAATCGACCTTTCGCAATTCACCCTCATCGAAGAATATCCGTCTGCTAGCTGCCCTGTGCACGGAAGCCGTCCTGCGTCGGGAACTAGACGCCAGAGCCATTCGAAAGCCAGGGGTCGTTCGGGAAATCGCTCGCAGGCTGTACCGGAGGCACAACCTGCTAGGAAACAGTCTAACCGGCGCATGTCATCGCAGAATGAGAGCCACAGGAGTGGATACGGCTTATCACATCGACCCATTCACTCGACAAGACCTGAGTTAGAGCATTTGaccagagagagaaagaaggatgaGAGGGAGAGTTATGAGGAACATTctgctaatattatttctggCCCAAAGACCCCTACTGCTATGCTGCTGATACCTGATTTGGAACTACCTGATGGCCTTGAGAagactttttctttgctaAAATGTGTGGAAAAAGCGCCAGAGCACATTGTGAGACGGCGTGTGAGCTCATTCTGGTAGAGAGTTTTACGTTTCTGGTTCACGGCTAGAATCATTTGTTATCAGTTTGATTGTATTTAGCGAGTATATTGGCTTTATAGAACGACCTTGGTATATAATAGACGAAACATGAATGCCATGGATGTCTTGCTTGCCTGTAATGGACTAGTTGGTACCTATCTTTAAAGAACGTTTCTGGTGACACGCTGGTTGTGAATAGGGTCGATCACGGCGTACATCAAGTAGTTCAAGGAGCAGGCTTCGGAGCAGATTTTAAAAGTGATGGATGAGGCCACGCGACTGCAGCTATATGCAGCAGCTTAGGTGTGGCATAAGCGAAGACAGTTCATCATCTACACCACCACTCCCACGCCGTCGGATGATAGACTCTACCAGCCACAAATCTAAGCGAGTAGCCTGTTTATCAAGAAGATGTGCTTTAATGCGTTAATGCTTGGTGATAATGAAGTTGGAATAATGATTGTTGGCCATCACTCGAGTTCAGCGTCTACATGCTTATACAATAGCGGCTCGTTTCATCTACACAGCGCCATCATCGGCCTGGGATGACAGAGTTGTATCTAATTGGTTCAAGCATCGTTGAAGAAGAAcatatacctaggtagtagtatgtTACAATGAGTAAGCGGCTGTAAACATACTCACGATCGTACagacttttcctttttgttttgagCGGGATTTTCAGAGCGGCTAGCAGAattgagaaggaaaaaggcgctgctctccctcttctgtACCATCTCCAGATGAGTGTTCGACCAACATCAATAAAGCGTGATCAAGGTGTGACAGCTGTGGAATCATGAAAGCGGCGCTTGAGGGCGGTTATGGGCATCAAGTGTGAGAAAACGTGATAAGTTTGCAGCGCGCTAGGAGCAAGGGTGCTGCTAGTGTACAAGTATGCATTGCCGAGCATGAAAGTTGCATGTCAATTTATCCAAATAGGCAAGGTTGTACATGTATGAGCTGCGGCGATTTTGCCGCATGAGctgcaagtacatgtattcacGGGATTTGTATGTGAACAGCCACCAACAAACGGCATCTCCGAGTATCTCACGCTAACGGCAATACTTACACGGCACGGCTTGCATCCGGTGATGAGTTATAGAGAACATGAAAGCGCCCGTCGTGATGAGCGTCATATACGAGCAGGACTTTTGCACGCAAAATGCGTGTTGGTCCCAGGCTGATGCAAATGAGCGGAGAATCTTGGCCCCCACAGACGGAGTGCAGGATTGAAAAGAGGAGACGTATGAGAGGGTAGCAATAAGGCTTCCTGCTGCAGCACGGGCAGAGAACGAAAGAGACTTCACTTGTACTTGCATGAACTGATGCAGTGTACAAGTACTATATGTACCGTGCCGTGGATGACGCGAGGATGCTGCGAATTAGATGTCCCCGTTGGCAGCACCGTCAGCCTGAGGAATGGATACGAGGGACGGTGTGATGACCAGTCTGGGCCAACAGCTTCAGACCGGATCTCGGCCCTGTTTGCGGGCGGGGAGAGCAAATAAAGAGAGACGATTTTTCATTCTTCATTACGGAACACAGCATGGTCCTTCGTCCAAGCAGCTCCAAATGGACAGTCGCGGCCATCCAGAGAGTCGAATTAAGCGCCCGGGTCCCAGCGAGCTGCCAATCGGAGGGCCGCAGCGGTGATGGGATGTGAAGTGTGAGCAGGGATCCCTGCAGAGGCTTGACGCCACGCAGGGGATCCCGCCTTGTTAGTGGTGAGATGTGCGTGCCCTTGGCTCTGCGGAAAACTGGGCAGCAGCCTGCGTCTGCCTGTACGGGGATCACAGCTTAGCATCATGCCAGTGGTGCAGCAGCTGTGGCCTTTTTGGGCGGCGGTGGTGCGACCGGAACAAGCAAGAACAAGCAAGGGATGGACTTGAGGCCTCCCCGAAAGAGACGTGATGTGcggcctggcctggcctaGCCTTTGGCGTGCATGCTCGCCATGGACGGGACGAAGCAGATTGGATTGAGCGGCGAGATGGCGGGCGAGCCGCACGTCCACTTGAGGTGGAGAATGTGACCAGCACCAAGATACCTAAGGTAATAGCTCTCCGGATCAGGACCTCCCATGTCCATTCTTCTGAGGAAGCACCTGAGATGCGactctgcatcttcatcacaTCGGCCATCCAACAGTCACTCGGCAGACTCCTGGTCGCTTGGCTTCACTGACGGGCGCGTCTCCCGGCGCTGATATATCAATCTCGATTATCCCTCGGGCTGGGGAGTGCTTCTCGCCTCTTGTTTCGTGAACATTCAGCAATATAGGCGTGGCATGTAGCACGGTCCGGCACTGTGTCTTGTTACAGCTCCTTCGCTCCAATCCCACGCTCGCTATTCCAAAGCTCGTTTCCTCTGTTAGTAGAGAGGAGGTCGTCTCGCTCGAGAAACAATGCTACGCCTCTTGACAAGCTTCGCAGCCGTTGGCGCCGTGCTGCCGGCGGCCGAGGCCATCATCGTTGCGCCAAACTCGCCGTGCTCGGTCAACTGCGGCAATGTCCTGGACGCGACGACCCCGGCCGACATTGTCTGCAAGCCGGACGAGTACACCGGCGGCTATGACAATGGAGCTGGCACGGTGTTCCAGGGCTGTGTCCAGTGCGAGCTGAACAGCGGGTATGCCACGGACGGCAATTATACCGATAATATGGCGGCGCTCTGTATGTGTCCTGCTTTCCACCCATGTACCTTTGGTCTCAAGTCGTCTCTACGATGTCGTGCCGGCGGTTGTAAGCAAGAGTTCTAATGTTCGGTTTGCCTTAGATAACCTGCGGTATGCTGTATCATACTGCGTCTTCAATGAGCCGAAGCATGATGGTTATACCAACAATCCGTGTATTACGAGGTAACTAGCAGCGTCTTTGGCGTGCTGCGTATCATGCGTATATACGGCGGCTGACATTTCGATATTTAGCAAAGCCTGTGGTGTCTTCGCCGAAGCTATTGCGTACCATAACCTATCAGCCAAGTACGACGACTTTGGCTACTGCGATATATGGCCCACTGGCGACACCATCGACTACCTCGGCTGTATCCAGTGCCTTCAAGTAACTGACAACTACTTGGCAAATTGTGCGATGCCCTCCCAGACCATGGGCctgttgacgatgatgatctTTGCTAACATACCATGTAATAGTTGTTACTGCTCTCGAGGCTGGATGTCAGCAGAAGCCAGCTGCTGGAAAGCATCTGGGGCTCCAGGGAAACATCTTTTCAAGCAACGTCGTCAACATTACTATTCCCACACAGACCCCGGAGGTAAACCCAGCCTGGTTCGATCACGGCCCTTTGACTCTGGGTGGAAAAGTTGGCATTGCCGTTGGAGGATTTATTTTCCTGCTGATCCTTGCTGGGGCAGCCGTCATCTGCAGAGGCAGGAGACGGAGAAAGGCATTCCTCAGCAAGTTGCAGGCCAATATGCCGCAGATGGCTTCTAACCACGGTGGCTGGCCATCGATGCCTATGGGCCACGACACTGGCGAAACGCCCATTAGCCAGCGTCCCCTCCGGAACTGGGATGACTCTCCCGTGACCATCAACACCGAGAAGAACTTCCCTCGATACTTCTCACCCTACTCTTCTCAATACAACAGCCCTGTCAGTGCTACTGATGTGAACCACATGCCATGGCCGGAGCCAGCTTTGGGTTCTCCTCGCGCGCTGCGGGAAATTGGCCTTGCACTTGGTTCAGCCGTTGATGTCAGTAATACGGCTAATAATGGAGGCAATGAGCGATGGCCCTTGTCGCCCGAGGACAAGGGCAAGATGAAGGACGAGTCATACGAAATGCAGCACGTCGACAGTGCTGGAGGCAGCGTCGCTCCAGACAAGCGGGCTCTCCAGGTTGAAACTCCTATCCTAGGACACCCGGGCTACGGGAGAAACTCTGATAGCCCACCCAGACAATACGATGTGAATGGGCCTTCTGCATAAGGGGgatttgggggggggggggggtctATATGGCCAAATAATGCTCACGACTTATGAACATGTCCATGTGTTTGGGGAGGGGGTTGATACCTTGctgttttgttcttttccCCCGCGGTGTTTGGGAGTGATTTATAACACATAcctatgtatatatatatgcctctTTTGTTGATATTGTAGCGCAGTGAGCGCAGTCTATGGAGACTAAACGGACGGACATATGGGAGTGAGGATGCTGGGGATACCCAAACGCGCCTTGATGGTGCCTGTTTCTTTGAACTTACATACCGGCACCTTGAATAGGTACCTATACAAAAccaatatatatactaagtTACTTTATCTTTTGATGCAATATTGATCGAAGCGTATGGATAGTGTTTTAGACTATCTGAAACAGTATGCTAAACACCAACAGCTGTCTTTTGCTGCCAACTCCCGCTATGTATGGCTTAGGTAACAATCAGTTTATCTTCTGATCAATGCACTGAGGGTTGATCCTCAATTATGCTGCTGTGGTAGTAGTGTGGCTGGTGCATTTTGAAATGTGGCGCGTATATCCACGCCTATCTGCATATAGCTTAGCGGCCAATTGGCGCCACCCTTTGCATGCAAAGTTTCTGCCCCACAgagcgaaagaaaaaaaaaaaattggaagcTCGAGCCGGTGGTAgaactagaaaaaaaatccatcACGAGTGCAAGCGCGCCAGTTTCGCCTTCGTCGTTTGGAGCCACCAGCCTTTGCACTTTCCAATCTATCCTCAGGCTCTCGGAATCTCGGCCGATCAATTCGAAAAGAGACTGTCAAAATGGTTACCGAAGTcgtgaacaagaagaaggagcaggagcaggaggagcacATCATCAAACCCCAGGCCACTACTCCTACTGTCGACACCAGCGAGTGGCCGCTGCTTCTCAAGAACTATGACAAGCGTAAGTGAACATCTTTTCCCTGGTTTTTGGTACATTGGAGAGAGAATTGTAGCGCCCAATTGAGTGCGGAGCGGATGTCAAGGCGACGTGGAAATGAGCAAGAGAAGGGAACAAGGCACAAAATCATGGCCTCTGGACTTGAACCTTCTGCtgacctctttttttctcttcttcagttCTTGTGCGAACCGGCCACTTCACCCCCATTCCCAATGGATCTGCGCCCTTGAAGCGTGACATCAAGTCCTACATCAGCTCTGGTGTCATCAACCTGGACAAGCCCTCCAACCCTTCCAGTCACGAGGTTGTGTCCTGGGTTAAGCGAATTCTTCGGTTCGTGCTCGCCTGCAGTCTTATCTGGACTGATTGGAATTCCAATTGAGCTAACAAATGCCATTAGAGTTGAGAAGACCGGTCACAGCGGTACCCTCGACCCCAAGGTCACGGGATGTCTGATTGTCTGTATCGATCGAGCGACTCGACTGGTCAAGTCCCAGCAGGGAGCCGGAAAGGAGTACGTTGCCATCATTCGTCTCCATGACAAGCTGCCTGGCGGCCAGGCCCAATTCGCCCGCGCCCTCGAGACCCTCACCGGTGCCCTGTTCCAGCGCCCGCCTCTGATTTC
This window encodes:
- a CDS encoding uncharacterized protein (TransMembrane:1 (n4-15c20/21o227-247i)~EggNog:ENOG41~SECRETED:SignalP(1-20)), which codes for MLRLLTSFAAVGAVLPAAEAIIVAPNSPCSVNCGNVLDATTPADIVCKPDEYTGGYDNGAGTVFQGCVQCELNSGYATDGNYTDNMAALYNLRYAVSYCVFNEPKHDGYTNNPCITSKACGVFAEAIAYHNLSAKYDDFGYCDIWPTGDTIDYLGCIQCLQVTDNYLANFVTALEAGCQQKPAAGKHLGLQGNIFSSNVVNITIPTQTPEVNPAWFDHGPLTLGGKVGIAVGGFIFLLILAGAAVICRGRRRRKAFLSKLQANMPQMASNHGGWPSMPMGHDTGETPISQRPLRNWDDSPVTINTEKNFPRYFSPYSSQYNSPVSATDVNHMPWPEPALGSPRALREIGLALGSAVDVSNTANNGGNERWPLSPEDKGKMKDESYEMQHVDSAGGSVAPDKRALQVETPILGHPGYGRNSDSPPRQYDVNGPSA